The following DNA comes from Ornithobacterium rhinotracheale DSM 15997.
TGGTCATTAAAGCATTTAAACGCTTATCATTTACTATTAAATCTGGATTTGACAAAACATCTACACCAGAAAACTCTTTAAACTTAGTATATAAATGCCTACCAGTCCACTGGCAATATCCACGACCAAAAAAACGAGCTCCATCACCTTTATATTTATTACTTAAATTCTTTCTTCTACTAGCTGGATTATAACACCAAGATTGTACGCCATACTTCCACTCCATGTACACAGCCTTTTCAGCACTAACACCAAATGTATCTGCAATCTTCAAAAACTCGTTAAACTCCCTTAATTTATCCCCTTTAAGCGTTTTCTTCAAAACAGAAATTTTATCATTATAACGCTCACGCAATAAACTAAATTGACCCATTTCATGATATGCTGTAGCCATTATATAAGATGCTTGATTTATCAACAAATCACCACTTTTAATTTGATTTATTAATATATCAAACAAAGTATAACCCCAATCAGCATATGAATTATATCCTTTGGCAAATCTCAATCCATTAGGTACTAAAAGCATAGATAAAACACTTTTAGTCTCACTCTCTGTATTTGGAATATCAACGCCCACTAGTTCCAATTCTCCAAACTCAACTTTAGACTTTGGTTTTGATATTTTATAAGCCCACCAACTTCCAGCTAGCAGGGCAATTGCTTTTAAATATGTCATTTTTTTATCTCTTCTTTTATTTCTTCTCTTATTGCCCATATAACGATTTATTAAATTTATCCAAAACCTTTTGCCACTCTGGGTGAAGCTTTGGTTTTGGTGCGGGTATCTTAGGTTGATTATTTAACTTTGGACTTGGTGCGGAGCTCTTAGGTTGATTGTTTAACTTTGGTTTTGTCTTAATTGGAACAATACTTTTCCCCAACTCTATCCCATATTCCAATGGAGTTTTAAACGTTCTTACACCATGTGTAACATAATAAGGGTCAAAGGATCCAACCGAAAAAAACATTTTAAACATTTCAGACCAAAATCTAAAATTTGTCTTCACAAACTGTTCTGTAGTTTTTTCCTTTAAAACCAAAGGCTTTGCATCCTCCATTTTTTGTTTAACAACAGTTACAACTCTATTAAATCTACGAACTAACAAAAATATTATAAAAGCTATCAGCGATAACGCCAATAGCTTACTATTCTTCATCAAATCACTTAAAAACTTCATCCTTTAAAACTATCTTTAATGTGGTCCTTCAACACATCTGATAACATAATCATTCCAATGTAAACCACTGCAATTAAAACACTTGTAATTAATTTACTTGTCATCTCTCAATATTTTACCACATATGTTCCTTATCCGTAGGAACACCCGCAAGTTCTTCTTCATTCAAGTACTCTGGCTCGTTACCCTCCACATCATCAAAGAGTGTATCTATCTCTTTTTTTGCCTCGTGCGCATGATGCAAACATATTTTTGCACATTGTACATACTTCAATAACAACGGCAATGATTTAAATAATCCTTTCAATTGTTTAAACATAACTTATCTAGTTTTAATTTGTCCGAAATATCCACCATTAGGTGCTTTAGTTGAAATTACCATTCCCAGCTTTTGCAAATACACTTTTCCAGTATTCACATTGAAACTTGCTATTTCTAAAACCTTTGCGCCAGTCTTTTTATAGAAAGCCTCAAACATCATAGTTATAAATCTATTTCCAGTGTTTGGAGACTCTGAACGCACACTCTTAGAGTTTTCAAATTGCTTTAACAGTTATCATACCTCTTTGCTTTGAATAATTCCAAGCCGTAACATAAAACCTTCCATTCTTGGATTGTCCAGCTTTAGCCCCAGAATGTTTTTTAGGTTGTCTCTGATTATTATAACCTCGGTCATAACCTCGGTTAAAATTAGGGTTGGGATTTCCACCCCAACCATTACTATATCCATTATTATACGCCATTTCTATACTTTTTTAGTTAATAATTACCAGCCTCTTCTTTTTCCTTTGATTTTAATCCAGCCCATGTACACGGATAAAATCACTGCTCCCAATCCTAAAACCAAAAAGGTCGCAATACTTGTCCCTGCACCATTACCACTTAATGGCTTTAGTAAAAAACTATCAACTTTTGTTATTAATTCTTTCATCTTTATTTTGTTTTTAAATGTTATTTTTTCTTTGTTAATAAATAAATCAATGCCCCTCCTAGTAATAAATACAAAATGTTATTGTCATTTCGCCCAACATGTCCAGTAGCTTTTCCATATACCTCCCCGTCTGTTACCGCAGGATACGCACCTTCTGTAGGCATTCCTGTTTTAAGTGTTTGATCCTTACTAGGTCTGTAATCCGATGAACCTGCTTGGCTATCTGCTTGTCTTTCAGCATCTGTTTTTTCTCTAAAGAATGGCACGCGCAAAACTTCCTTACTCACGGCATCCCCTCTTGAAGTGTCACGGAATGGGAAATTTAAGTTTACATCAGTTCCTTTTGGATATTCCTTATCACCAACATAAGTAAATCTTGTCTGATACTCTTTCAGCATTCTACCATATGCCTCTGTTATCATTGCAGCTAGTGCCTCGGTACCTTTACGCGTACAATCTTTTCCCCATGGAAAACCACTTGCACAAACTTTTAAATAAAGTAACGCCTTATTAAAATTGTCAGCACTGGCTACCTTAGTAAACCCAGATTGTTCAATAATCCATTCAACGATTGTGGTTCCTTCTTTCATCGCTCTACTAGGCGACCAGCTCGAGCCCCAACAATGCAAATCAAAGCCGTTTGCCAAAACGCTATCTAACCCCCCAGTTATCTTACTTAATACACCGCCTACTATCTTTCCTCCAAATTGACCAAGAGAGGAGCCGGAGGCGTTACCGCCCCCCACACTTCCAATTAAACTACTTACCGCTGTTACTGCTCCAATCATTTCAATATTATTTTGCGTCTAACAAATAGAATGTAAATTCTTCTCCTACATTTTTATACACTGCTAAGGTGTATAAGCCTGTTAAATCCAATGCAGGTAATTTCGATAACTCATCAATCCTTGCATTTTTTGCATAATCAAGTTGTAGTTGCGAAATCCTTGTTTTGCCCTGTGCATTGATAACTTGCAATTCATTTGGTGTCTTTTCAGCTACCAAATAATCAAATGCTAATACATCAACATCCTTTACAGATATATTTTGGTCAAGCTTCACTTGTTGCACATAAATAGGCTCTGCACTTCCAATAGCCTCAAATGTTTCTGCAGTTACATTCTGTGCTTGTCCACCCGATACATGGAACTCAATGTAAGTTTTGTCACCTAATGGCAAACTTCCAGATTTAGAAAAAGGAATTACCGCTACTTTGTCGCTACCAATTGTTGTTTGCAATTTAACAAAATGAACGCCCAACAATTCTGTAAATAGCTTAACGCTCATCTTTGGCACCAAAACCTTTTTAGTAAAGGTTTCATCTACTAGGTAAGACTCAATTTGCACCTGTCCGAAATCGGTACTTGAATTACCTTTTAAAATCAAACCCGCTGCACTTTCCTTAACTTCCAGCACCTCGGTTGCTTTTGCTAATGTTACTCTCATTTTTATATCTTATTTTAAATTTCTGAAACAAAGATATTAAGCATGCAAAAGCACTTTTTAAAATCTAGCGATTTTTACCACTTTTAAGCGATTTATACCAATTTTTGACACTAATCATCAAAATATTTTTTTACGAGCTTTAGCGTTAGATATTTCTTTTTATAGTGGCTTAAAATATCTTTTTTTATCATGCGTGCAGTGGAATAGCTTACGCCTAAATAATTAGCTAGCTCCTTAGCACTAATTATTTGCAAGTTCTGTGTATTGTTTTTCATAAATTAATTGGATTAACTGGTCTAAATTTATACTCAAATCGGTATCTAATAACTGTCTTATGGCTTTATTATAAATTTTTAAATGCTCGTTTAATTTTTTATATCCCTTGCGGATCATCTGATATACTTTACCTTTATACAACTCTACAAATTGAATAGCAGTAGGCACATACTCCAATTTTCCCCGCAAGTGGTTTAACTCCTCTAAATAACTGCTAACTTCAAAATTTAAATAATTGAGTTTTTTTACCTTATTTGATGCGCCCCACACCGCACCAATTACTGGGCGTTTATTTTCTTCTTGCTTTAATAGATATTTCACCACATACGCAACTATATTTCGTTTACTCTTTGGCGTTTCAATTTTAGTACTTGGGGGATTGCTCCAACCCATTTTTTTATTACGCTGGTAAGCTAGTATGCAGTCTTTTTCTGATTTATAATTTTTTGAATACTTAGCCATATATTCTTTAGCCGTTAAGCGGTTCATCTTTTCAGAATATCTATCAACATAACCATATTTATTTATATACTGGTTCCATATGCGCTGAATATCCTCACGAGGGATTTGCGTATCAATCAAAACATGAAAATGAATATTTCCATTCTTCTGCGTCTCCGCTTTCCAGAGATAATTTTTAAACCATAGACCTTTTTTAAATGGTCAAGATACTTAGCAAGTATTTTACGCAACACTCTATCATGGTGCTTTTGGGCACTGGGCAAGGTCAAGGTTACAAAAGATAAATATTTGTCCTTGTTTGATTTCGTTGCGTCAGCAAATAAAATAGCATACTTCTTTATATTCCTTACTTGAGTATCCGAGAGCGTTCCTAAATCCTTTAAAACATGCCCTTTCTCATTATACACTTCTTGTTGTTTCTCCTTATACAACTCAACACACTTTTCAGCATATTTAACAATTGAACCAAACTCTGAAATATCATCTAGTGCGTTTAACTCATCTAATTCTGTTTTTTCCTTGTTTAGATTTTGGCGTAAAGTAGGAGCATAGCCTACTTCGTAATTTCGTAAGTCCATCACATAACTATAATGCAATAGGCTAGTAGGTCTAAGCTGAACCTTTTCACACAAATAATAATTATTAACCTCTTGATATTGTCGCATTTACAGGGATTTTTGCCGTTAGATTTTACCGATACTTGAGACGAGCCCACTCAAAAGCCTATCGGCTTTCTATAAAAAAATCGGTTTCTTCTTTTTTCACAGCCACACGATGATATAAAATATCCTTAGGTTTAAAAGTTATCCACGAACGACCAGAAAATAATACCTCAATATTATTTTCTTGTTTCAACACCTGTACTACAATACCATATTCATATATGTACTGCTTAGGTTCTAAATGATTTACGGGAATGGGTACAAACTTCTGTACTACCAAAAAAGGTCTGATTTCTTCTCTTTGCATACGCTTTTAGTTTTAAATTATTTAAGCGTTGCATTTGTGTTTTGAATGTAGGTTTTTGAAATAAAAAATTGATTTTTATGGTATTTTAAAAAATATTTATATATTTGCAGTCCCAAATAAAAGAGATGTAAATATGTTAATAGTACCTGTAAAAGACGGCGAGTCTATCGAAAGAGCGTTGAAACGCTACAAAAGAAAATACGACAGAACAAGAATCGTTAAAGAACTTAGAGAAAGACAACAGTTCACTAAACCTTCAGTTCTAAGACGTCAAGAAATTATTCGTGCTTCTTACAAGCAGAAAATGCAGTCTAAAAACGAATTATAATAAATTTATTTTTATTAATAGTATAAAACCATTTATCTTTGAGGTAAATGGTTTTTTTTTTTATGATTGAAAATTTCCTAGAATATTTAAGTGTAGAGCGCAGATACTCCAAACACACAGTGGAATCTTACCAGAGAGATTTGGTTGATTTTGAAACCTATGTGCAACAAATCAAAAAAAACTGGAAAAATATAGATAAAAAAGATTTGCGTAATTACCTCATGCAGCTCAGCGAAGCAGGAAATAAACCTAAGACCATCAATCGTAAAATGAGTGCTATTCGCAGTTTTTTTAAATTTCTGATCTATATAGATTACATTTCACAAAATCCTGCAAGCCACATCAAATCCTTGAAACTCCCAAAAGAAGTAAATATTCCTATCTCCGAATCTGAAATAGACCAATTGCTCAATCGTTCATTTTTTGATGAAACATGGATAGGCGAT
Coding sequences within:
- the rpsU gene encoding 30S ribosomal protein S21; its protein translation is MLIVPVKDGESIERALKRYKRKYDRTRIVKELRERQQFTKPSVLRRQEIIRASYKQKMQSKNEL